The Ostrea edulis chromosome 1, xbOstEdul1.1, whole genome shotgun sequence genomic sequence cgaaggtctcgcctctccacgacttgcggtctagtgagagtagcgataacggggttttcgacgttaagtcgccgccattcgcagagtggtcaaagttcagagttgacattcgtgatgccgagaccggtccaaaattccttgctgacccatgtgatatttcgatgctatctgaagcgtgaaagagcgtataaaaagtgccattttctggccattctggatgaccttgacctttgaccttgacctactttttcaaggtcaaggtcacccaacccgtcccagtgggttccgtctctctacgacgaagactttaggagtcgtcaatttgtaggggacaaatcgcaaaacatgagggggcattaactccctttaggggacaccgaatcccttcatttgaaattcttcgcttctactaattaccctctatgttttagaaaaggtttcatcctcctatcatttacggttacaaagtagaagtgctaacaatgatttctgcgaaaggtcaaataactccgtaaggggtcaaagttcaattacgcagggtgaactgtattcgtttctcaagaagtactatatgatggactataaagtttttcgataagtcttaagacaaagattttttttgacggcaggaaaataataataataataataactagtgatcctaattgttcgcgaacaattagagggcttcccaccttctagcggtttttcagtagtgttgaaatgctaaaagccccccccccccccctaccccatcccaccctcacccaaacaaaaaaaaaaaaaaaaaaaaaaaaaaaaaaattgatttggctagaaaagaaattcaaatttgccgcctaaatttgagtgttgaggtgtgttcaatgcttggtttcgcattaagtacccgtcaaatttgagggagaaaaggggtgtgggtgttgggtagccagcacatatgcacatatcaggtaaaagtgtaatgggacttgtgcaggtgtttggggtgactttagacctgttagatgtgatatttggaggtgcaaagaaaccggatgtgccattttcctagattgtagtaactgctggtgcatgctgggagtctatacaaacctcatgttgtcagatgttgtgaagatgcactggatttgaccgtgtgtgttgtggattgtggaattgaatatacagtttgtaatggctcatcctatgtgttctaattcacggagacaatgtctttcagtcatttcacccaaggaggcatgcatatacggattgataggctttgacaacaaacaaccaaaatggcggccggtgaattagaaagtgtctgagtgcatgtaggatatctgaacggagaataggagtactgcatcccatctgatcctgcaggtaagtgtttatttgtttacaatgacagtcgggatggaatgtcaatgagttcaactgtcaagtaaagttgcatcatcattataaaaaaaaaaacaacttagtctttatgttgatgcaggcagacaattgaatctggcctatgtcttttcatgaatgtaaatggaattcatgtttgattgacaagacagtcaagaaatggaagaagtgggtgtaggtcagatgtgtaggtgtaggtcagattagctagaatcctgtaattgttgcatggcatgagaccggtcaaaatagtgtattgaaacagctgatcacaatcagatcacttgaagggtgggggatttcttccttggggacgacaggcgtgatgggtgggttggccttactcgtggagactggcccctggatgcgtgaccttgacctttgaccttgacccactttcaaggtcaaacctcaaaaacacatgggggagaaagtgtgaccttgacctttgaccttgacctcattttgaaggtcagagaggtcacggggcttcgtttaagtggtcccgcatccctatctacatccgtgaagaagttgtgggctcgaacgacgacgtcggagactttcgggggcgagaaccgtgcttcggggttctcggtttccctcggtcaacttttctgtgcgagagcgtttcatctggaattcgtcggcgaaggtctcgcctctccacgacttgcggtctagtgagagtagcgataacggggttttcgacgttaagtcgccgccattcgcagagtggtcaaagttcagagttgacattcgtgatgccgagaccggtccaaaattccttgctgacccatgtgatatttcgatgctatctgaagcgtgaaagagcgtataaaaagtgccattttctggccattctggatgaccttgacctttgaccttgacctactttttcaaggtcaaggtcacccaacccgtcccagtgggttccgtctctctacgacgaagactttaggagtcgtcaatttgtaggggacaaatcgcaaaacatgagggggcattaactccctttaggggacaccgaatcccttcatttgaaattcttcgcttctactaattaccctctatgttttagaaaaggtttcatcctcctatcatttacggttacaaagtagaagtgctaacaatgatttctgcgaaaggtcaaataactccgtaaggggtcaaagttcaattacgcagggtgaactgtattcgtttctcaagaagtactatatgatggactataaagtttttcgataagtcttaagacaaagattttttttgacggcaggaaaataataataataataataactagtgatcctaattgttcgcgaacaattagagggcttcccaccttctagcggtttttcagtagtgttgaaatgctaaaagccccccccccccccctaccccatcccaccctcacccaaacaaaaaaaaaaaaaaaaaaaaaaaaaaaaaaattgatttggctagaaaagaaattcaaatttgccgcctaaatttgagtgttgaggtgtgttcaatgcttggtttcgcattaagtacccgtcaaatttgagggagaaaaggggtgtgggtgttgggtagccagcacatatgcacatatcaggtaaaagtgtaatgggacttgtgcaggtgtttggggtgactttagacctgttagatgtgatatttggaggtgcaaagaaaccggatgtgccattttcctagattgtagtaactgctggtgcatgctgggagtctatacaaacctcatgttgtcagatgttgtgaagatgcactggatttgaccgtgtgtgttgtggattgtggaattgaatatacagtttgtaatggctcatcctatgtgttctaattcacggagacaatgtctttcagtcatttcacccaaggaggcatgcatatacggattgataggctttgacaacaaacaaccaaaatggcggccggtgaattagaaagtgtctgagtgcatgtaggatatctgaacggagaataggagtactgcatcccatctgatcctgcaggtaagtgtttatttgtttacaatgacagtcgggatggaatgtcaatgagttcaactgtcaagtaaagttgcatcatcattataaaaaaaaaaacaacttagtctttatgttgatgcaggcagacaattgaatctggcctatgtcttttcatgaatgtaaatggaattcatgtttgattgacaagacagtcaagaaatggaagaagtgggtgtaggtcagatgtgtaggtgtaggtcagattagctagaatcctgtaattgttgcatggcatgagaccggtcaaaatagtgtattgaaacagctgatcacaatcagatcacttgaagggtgggggatttcttccttggggacgacaggcgtgatgggtgggttggccttactcgtggagactggcccctggatgcgtgaccttgacctttgaccttgacccactttcaaggtcaaacctcaaaaacacatgggggagaaagtgtgaccttgacctttgaccttgacctcattttgaaggtcagagaggtcacggggcttcgtttaagtggtcccgcatccctatctacatccgtgaagaagttgtgggctcgaacgacgacgtcggagactttcgggggcgagaaccgtgcttcggggttctcggtttccctcggtcaacttttctgtgcgagagcgtttcatctggaattcgtcggcgaaggtctcgcctctccacgacttgcggtctagtgagagtagcgataacggggttttcgacgttaagtcgccgccattcgcagagtggtcaaagttcagagttgacattcgtgatgccgagaccggtccaaaattccttgctgacccatgtgatatttcgatgctatctgaagcgtgaaagagcgtataaaaagtgccattttctggccattctggatgaccttgacctttgaccttgacctactttttcaaggtcaaggtcacccaacccgtcccagtgggttccgtctctctacgacgaagactttaggagtcgtcaatttgtaggggacaaatcgcaaaacatgagggggcattaactccctttaggggacaccgaatcccttcatttgaaattcttcgcttctactaattaccctctatgttttagaaaaggtttcatcctcctatcatttacggttacaaagtagaagtgctaacaatgatttctgcgaaaggtcaaataactccgtaaggggtcaaagttcaattacgcagggtgaactgtattcgtttctcaagaagtactatatgatggactataaagtttttcgataagtcttaagacgaagattttttttgacggcaggaaaataataataataataataataaacagaacaataacaataggactttccactgaaaggtggaaagccctaataaacagaacaataacaataggactttccactgaaaggtggaaagccctaattaGGAGAACTCGAGACCAAAATTTACCCTCGATATAAGGAAATTTCCTCCAATGTCCAAACTGAGAAAGCCGAGTTAGAAACAAATTACGAGCAACTGACCACAGCTGCTGACCAACATGGAGAAGTCTGGCACCGCGagatcaccgccattgtcaacaaACGGAAGTCAGACATTGAAGAGACGAAAACTAAACATCTGGCTGTATTAGAGAAACACACAGGTGAAATCACGCACAGAATGACTGAAATCAAACAGGTCATtctagaaatgaaaaatattctgGACACCAATGATATCTCCTTAACATCAACTTACAAATCTAGAAATGAGGAATTCAAGAAACTGCCTCCTAAAATCAAAGTTGCATTACCAAGCTTATCTACTCCAACAATCAACACAGAAAAACTTAATAAAATGTTTGGATCACTGTCACCaatatccattaacacagaaaaaCAAGGCTATACAATGAAATCACCAGTCAGACCACTGCTTGATGCTCCGCGcctcaccgccaccatagacactgagTATGACAGActatacagtgttagctgtctcaGTGATGAACAAGTCTGGACATGTGGGAAAAACGAATTCATGAAGCTCCTCAACCTTCagggtaaactactgacatcaatacaaaccaagtcagggaacaGACCAGGGGACATTGCATCGACACGGAACGGAGATCTTATTTATACTGACTATTGGAATGAAACTGTAAACCTAGTGAAGAATAAACACACACAAACCGAGATCACACTACAGGGATGGAGACCTCTCAATGTCTGCTGTACCTCTTCTgatgatctcctggttaccatgttTAGTGATGATAACAAACAATCCAAAGTTGTGCGTTACTCTGGTTCTTCAGAGACACAaaccattcagtttgatgatcaaggtcgtcctctctactcaTCTGATCCTTTCTATAAATACATCAGTGAGAACAGAAACCTGGATGTCTGTGTGGCTGACTATGGAGCTagagcagtagtggtggtcaatcagtcaggaaaactccgatttagatacgcTGATCTTCCCTCTAATACCGAGGTATCATTTAAACCTGttggcatcactacagacagtcAGAGTCACATTCTGACAGCAGACATTAAAaatcaccgtatccacatcctagatcaggacggacagttcctccgttacattcagaATTTAGAGCGTCCatggggtttatgtgtggacatcagagacaacctctttgtggctgaatgtgtcactgctaaagtgaagaaattccaatacagtgttaattaaacatttaaacactgtgttaattacatattTACTGAATTAACTTCATTATAAACACCACGTTAATTACAGTCCTATGTTGATTACACCAGTGTTTGTGATTTGTAATTAACATGTGTATTGACAGTAAATGTgaatttgtttatatttgtctaattgaacattattttgtttgttatctgtattatgttttaatgtattaatagatatataaacatgatttagagTACAGTATC encodes the following:
- the LOC125673517 gene encoding uncharacterized protein LOC125673517 — its product is MTEIKQVILEMKNILDTNDISLTSTYKSRNEEFKKLPPKIKVALPSLSTPTINTEKLNKMFGSLSPISINTEKQGYTMKSPVRPLLDAPRLTATIDTEYDRLYSVSCLSDEQVWTCGKNEFMKLLNLQGKLLTSIQTKSGNRPGDIASTRNGDLIYTDYWNETVNLVKNKHTQTEITLQGWRPLNVCCTSSDDLLVTMFSDDNKQSKVVRYSGSSETQTIQFDDQGRPLYSSDPFYKYISENRNLDVCVADYGARAVVVVNQSGKLRFRYADLPSNTEVSFKPVGITTDSQSHILTADIKNHRIHILDQDGQFLRYIQNLERPWGLCVDIRDNLFVAECVTAKVKKFQYSVN